Sequence from the Miscanthus floridulus cultivar M001 chromosome 16, ASM1932011v1, whole genome shotgun sequence genome:
AactaccttggtgctaacttcatGTATGAAATCATAAAATTCAAGCAGTGTTATAGAATAGTCTCCCTCTTTCAACGACAATCTGTAATCAACATCTGAAAGAAAGTTGCCTATTTATAAACAATGTAACCACAGGCCACACGGTAATCACATGTCCAAAGAAAGCAGTaaacatagaaaaatcataagaTGATAATATAATCCCACAGAAAGTATAGCATGACAATTTCACTATAAAACAGACTGAGCTGTGCTGAAAACCCATATTAGCATTTCTAGTTTACATTACTGCAATTTAGAGGGAAAGAGAAACAACactaaaaatgaaacaaattctcCTAATACTAGCCAACTGTAGCAATAAGAACGACACAGATGAAATATGGTTTCTGCAGAAATTACCTATGCTGACCCTTCAACACCTTTCTAGCTGATTGAACCATGATATGTTCTTATTCATGGCGGGGTAGCATCCATGCTGGTGTTCTCAGAGAGCGCCGTATTGGTTTTATTCTGTTCTGGGAGTGACTGCCAACTTGCTGTATTGTCATCAGCCCTGCTGCCTGGTTTTGCATCTTGTGAATTCGAGTCACCGTCATCTGGTCTTGCATCAATGTAAACAACTCCACCTGATTCTTCATAACTTTTTGATGATGGAACAGCATTAAGATCAGGATCACCTTCCAGGCCACCAGAAGATGGATTCTGAGTTGGATGATTTCCCTCGTCGTTAGCTTCTCCTGACAATGTATCTCCATGGTCTGTCTTTTGTTTTTTTGCATTGCTTGCTGAAGGGGTGCCGGTGCCATCGTCATCAATATCATCATTTGCTGCACCAGGCTCTGCAAGATCAGAGATATCCCTCCTTGGTCTCTTCCATTTCTTTGTAGATGATGTGCCATCATCCTCAAAATCTTCCTCCTCCCTGCCCCTGTGCAGATAGGTCCACAATTTTTTGTCATTATCATATAGCACACAAGGGTCACGTTCATAATGCAAACGATCGAGAGCTCCACTGACGACTTGATTAATTGCAGCCTCTTTATTGGCTTCTTCATGGTTTAGGTATTGTGAATCCCTGAGTAGTGTGCAGACATCGGCTCTAGTTCCAGTTATTGCAGGCAACCTAGACGCAGCATCCCTTACAAGACAGAGGATAGTAACATGTGGCGGTCGATCAGGTAAGAGCATGGGGTGACCCCTCGCTTTCGCTGTTGGCTTTCCACCTCCTCTTCTCAAGGGAGCAACTATAGACTTCTCCCCATCAGCAGCAGTATAGCAAAATGCTCTATCAGGTATTGAGTACCTCAAAAATTCCTCACGCTGGAAATATGCCCTTGCTTCATCTGAGCTTGGGCTTATTGTGTTCAGACTTTTCTGCGCTTTAAGCTCCTTGAACCTTTCCTTCAAATCCAAGTTTGCAGGatttggtggtggaggtggtggaaggGAACCTATCTGCTTAAGGGTTTCCTGACCACTTTTCAGCCAATTAGAAAATGCATCAACCAACTTAACAAGCATCTTGTGCGGTATACTCCATGCTTCAGCAGAAGTTTCTTCATCGGGGCCATCATATGATGAAACAGAAGGTACTGGACCAACCCAGAACCAACTTTTGTTTGACTTCTCATAGGCAACTAATGCTTTCCAGCCCTTTGCACCTAGAGGAGCTGTTCTAGATGAAAGTACTTTCAATACTCCTCGAACTAAATCCTGGAGGGGCTCCTGTGTTTCAAGTATCCTAGGATCTCCAGGATTTGCTCTAATTCGATTGACAATCTCTTGAACAGTAAGTGCCGGTGCATTGATTGGTACAGTTTGTTCTGCAGCACTGGCATTTGCACCCTCAAGGACCTGTTCAGCTTGATCTGTTGTACTTTGTTCTTGGTGAGGTGTTTTGCTGCGTTCTTCACTGTTGAACCATTTTTCGCCCTCCTCTCCATCTGGTTGCTTCGCTGTGGCTGGAGTACCCTCAGCAGGAGTGACCATAGCCTTCTTTACGGCAGTTAACAGATGTACAACAGAGAACGAAAAACCAGTATGGATCGTTGGTGTTATCGGCACATACTTCTTCTTGGGCTTCTCAACCTTCTCAGGCTTCTCAGGCTCTGCAGCTGCCACATTATTTTCGGGTACAGTAGCAGCTGGTTCTGCTATAACAACTGCATCTGTGGTGCTGCTCTCTAGCTTCTTTTTGCTTTTCTTCTTGGATCCACCAATGTTCTCAACAACCTTTGAGCCGGATGACAAATGCTCACCATGCTCATCCAGGCTAGGAACTTCGAttcttccttttgcttttttggagCTAGAGCTGACTCTTTCAGTACCACCATAATCACCATTAGAATCTTGGACTGCATGGCCTGATCTACTGGCATGCCTTTCATTCTCCGCCAACCTGGACGAGTCATTGGCATTTTCATTGACTTCATGCAGATCGGAGTTATCATAAACATGCATGTCCAGATTTGCCATCCCTTTCCGTTTCCTTTCACCACTTGCTGCTGGAGGTTTCATGACATCACTAATCTGTTCTGTCATCATCACATCCACATCACGTAAATAACCAGTCTCTGAAACCTTCCCTTTGAATCCTTTGCTCTGGGAGGGTTCTAAATCTGCATCAgcagtaggatagttcattttgGACACTTTAGCAAGCTTGTTTGACTTTTTGGCACCATGTGCTGGTCTATGATACCCAGAATGGTGACGCTCTGTCTTCCGTTCGAGATAATGCACTTCCCCGCCATCTTCAAACTTTTCCGATGAATCAGATTCTGTCTCCTCACTTTGAGCATATACAGCATTGCTCCTGGAGTGCTTCTGGCCAGTCCTATCTAGTTGTGTACTGGATTTACCTGCCATCGTCGCTTGTGATATCTTGCTTCTAGGGTCAGAACCAACACAGGCATCATTAACCTGTTGTTCAATGCTTTTATAGGACTTAACCTTCAGGCCATAACCAGCTTGATCTTTCCTGCTCCTGTAATCACCTGCAGACTGCCCCATGTGCCAGTCATCTAAGTTACCAGCGTGGGTACCAGATGGCCAGTTCATCTCATCACCCATTTGAGCTTTATTAGTGTGCACACCTTTTCCACCTTGTACCCAGTCTCTCTCTGAGTACCTTGCATTCCTTCTGGTGTCAAAATATGGAGGATCATATGCTGCTGCTAAGGTGACTCCCTGATTAGCACTGGGATTCCTGCCATAGTAGTAAGGAGAGGCAGTATGGTTATCACTGTAGTTATTTCCATACAGATTGCCATCATAGTTCGTAGCCAGTTCCTTCTTCTTCACTGGCTTGGGCAGCAGCCTTGGAAACCGAGATCTTGACGAATCCCTTTCATATCCTAGGTCCTCCGAGTAAAGGCCGTCTATGCTCCTGTGATGCTTCCCTCTATGTGCGCCTGAATCATACCCATACGCATTATTATCTTGACGAGAAAGCTCAGATAGTGCCACCACAGCATCGCGGCCAGACCCTCCCAAGTACTCCTCATCCACTCCTTTCGGCGTACCCACTCGCAGCAGCCCCTTCGATTTCTCCTTCGCTAACTTCCCTGCCTTCTTCTGTCCACTCTTATCATGCTTGAACCGAGCTAAGACCTGTTCCCCAGACCCCCTGCTCTCGGAATCAGTCTCCGACCCAGCCCGCCTCGCCGAATCTAGAGCTTTTCtctgctgctgcttcttctgtGCCTTCAACGTGTCCAACATCCTCAGCCTCTCATCAAGACTGTATCCCTCGCGGCCCTTCCAGCAATCCTTGATCTCCCGGAGCCCCCGCACCATGGAGTTGTGGTAGCTCTGCAGCCAGTAGTAATGCTTGCGCCGCTCCACGAAGCGGGTGCCGCGGCGGTACAGATTGACCCTCGGGTCGCAGAGCCCACCCTTGAGGCGCTCGAAGAGGGCGGCGAGGGGGCTCCCGAAGTGGAAGTTCTGCCCCGCGAGGAGCTCGACGAGCGTGCACGCAAAGGTTTCCTGGTCCATGTCGGGCAGCAAGGCGGTGAGGCGCAACCGCTCGTCCTCGCTGAGCAGGGTGTTCCAGGCATCGAGCGAGAGCACGTCGCCAAGGCCGGCGAGGTCGTAGAGCTCCAGCGGCACGGCCACGCTCTGGTCCCCGACCTGGCACATCTCGGCGCCGGGCTCGCCGAGCTCCGCGACATCCAGCTCGTCGGAGCCCATCCCTGAGtccccctcgtcctcctcctcttcctcgggctcatcctcctcttcctcctccacctcctctggctcctcgcctccgccgccaccaccgttgtcctcgtcgtcctcgtcctcgccgcCGGCCTCCGACTCCTGCGACGGCGTGGCCcgcgactcctcctcctcctcatcgtcctCCGTGGCCTCCGGCGAGGCCTCCTCGCCGCCGTGAAGCCTGGGGAGCCGGACGCCGGCTCCGGTCCTCACGATCGCCATGGCCTCTCCCACCTACGCCGCCGAGCCAAAAAGAAAACACCGCAACAAAGCGAAAGCAGTTAAAACCCTAGCCCCCAATCCACTGCCTCGCAACAGGAAGGAAGGAAGGGATCAAGCAGGGCGCAGTACACAAGGAGCGaagctcactcactcactcaccgGAACGACCCCCACACGGGCGTAGCGAAGCGGAGCGGCCGGGATGcggcgaaaccctaaccctagcacgCGCGCGGCGACAAGCGAGGGGACGGGACGGGAAAGGGGGCAAGTTGTGAGGGGAGGGCGACGGGGCGCTGGGGTAAATAGTGGGtgggggaggaagacgacggcgacgtGGCGCGCGCGGGAGCCGTCGGATCGGGGGAGGGCCGCCGCGGGGGTGGGGAGTGGCGGCGGGTGGGAATAGGGCGCGCGGGCAGGGGGCCGCCCGCAAAAGTGTTTttagtcggggtcggtcgagtGCGGAGAAGGAGACGGAGACGAGGGAGACGCACACGAGGAAGGGGAAAGCCCCGCGGCCGGGTTCGCGGGCCCGGCTCTGGCAGGTGGGCCCCGCTCTCTCTCGTGTCGGGTTCTCGGGTTTGCGCGGGAACTTAACTTCGATCGCGGGCTTTTTCGTTGGTTGGTTGATGATACTCGCAGCCTGTTCTGTATTTGGCTGGCTGCGTTTTTCTCACACGTCAAATCAGCCTGTAGTCCTTCAGCCATAAGCTTATAAGTTAATTCAGTTAAAACGAACAAGCTATCGGTCCTCGTCCaaattataaataatataaataaattgTTTTACCTTTGCGGATATATAtgattttattatatatctagatataattAAAAATTATATACCAAAAAAAAGTCGCCATAACTTCTAATTTAGAATAGAAGAAATACGTCTATCTTAAGCAGAAATTTTCTATAATAAATTTAACTATGTTTACGGATAAACTATTATTAATATTAATAACTCTAAACGAGTATATTATAGAAATATATTTtacaattaatctaataatagttATTTGGTGCAATAAATATTGACATTTTTTTATAGGTTAGATTAAATTTTAACAGATCTTTGGTTTCTAAAAAGGCGAGAATtgcatattttctaaaataaagAGAGTATATATACAAAACAAGAAGACATAGCCTATCTTTGGTTCAATTATAGTTTTGCAATCATTCTACCTTGAAACTGTAGAGAGAAAAAAACTGAGATATCTTTAGAACAACCCCAAGAGATTATAAAAAATAGATCTGAAATCTTAGTTTTGGAGGCTCTCTAAATAGCAACCACATAGCATATTTTTTCCTCTCTCATtctctattttttgtttttttatgcaaCTGCATATATCTTTTCATATGATCGGATTGCACCACGTGCTCCCTTGCGTGTCCTCTTCATGCACAAGATGACGACCGCATTTCTACTCGGGTCAGGCTAGCGCTGGACGCTCGGGCTAGGCTGCGTCCGGACGCAGCTCCTCTCGTCCCGTGCCCGTTCCGTATCACACGTCCCACTCGTTTGGATTCCACGCTCCTCTGTAACACCTCAAGCGCCACAACAGCCTAGGATGTCACTAACATCTCTTCTCACATGCTAGAGCGTGAAAACTCGGCATCAAACACCCATCAACGTAAACATGGAAGCAACGATGGGAACAAAGCTATAATTAAAATATGTTCCAACACAAACATTATCAAATGGCCATCAAGCTAGTTAATGCTAAGTTTACTGCAACAAGACAGAAGTATAATTATTATCTCTAAATGTAGGTAACATAGTGAAGATGTGCTACTACTCCCATCCCTTCAAGCAAGCATCCAAATCAAGCACTTAAAAAGATAAGAGAGGTGAGAATAAATCTCAGCAAGCAAACTGCCTGAACATGTCATTCAAATTACAGGTTCATTAGACATCGATTTAAACATAGAAGAATACGtgtcataaataaataaataaaggttCATgataagaatatttatccaatgtaATTTCTATAAGGAAATAAAGGACAATATACATAATAATAAACCACCACCACAAATGAATACAACAATACTCCTCGTATAAATAAAAAGAATACTCCTTATCTCCAATCCATGGCAACATAAAACTTCAATTTCAATAATTCTCAAAGAGTGCAAATGCAATGCATATGCATGTCCACTGCCTTCATACCCAACAAGGTATGAAGCTGCATCGTACCCTTTCTTGGGCAACGTACAATGTTGTACCGATACGATCATGACCAGAAGTCAACAACATAATCCATAAGAGCACTTCGGAATAGACATATAACTTTCTCACCGACCTGGCTCTAGAGCACTCCGGAATAGTTATATGACTTTCTCACCGACATGGCTCGATGCATATGCTAATGACAAGAATGCTCATGATGTAATGATATGATACAACTGCAAGTATACTTACCTCATCAGCCATGTACATCCACAACCATAAAACATATCACTTACCTTCCAATGATAGACAAATTCTTACCACATATGTTATATACCCCCATAATAATAAAATATATCACTTACCACATGATAAACAAATGACAAAAGATTCAACATGAAGATCATAAATAAGTTACTTTAAAGGATAAGAGAATTCATACTTAGATTGTCATACGCCTAACGTAGGGTCTAGAGGACAGACTATAGGCCCAGGACAGGCCCAAGCCGGCCACACCCTGGCCAACCATGCCACTAGAGGGGTGCGCCCAAGGGTGGGGGCGGCGGTTCTCCGCCACGCCGCCGGTGCCCATATCTCGGAGAATCTAGGATCAATCTAGGAAAATAAGATTAGATGAGATTACTTGAGATGCAAGTCTATCCAGGACTATAAATACAGGAGCATTGTAATCATCGAGGGTTAAGAAAGAATGCCCTCAGGCTTATCCCTATCCTTCCCCTCTCCTCTTCTgcgcctctctccctctctctctgcctAGCGCCGCCTCTCCTCCCTCCAGTCCGACACCCACAGCCCCTAAACCATAGCCGCCGCCCCTAGAGGCCCTCCCCAATCGGCCTCTTACACTGGTATATCGGAGACCAGATCGATTcgatggccaccaccaccaccaagatTATCGACATAGACATAGTCTGCAACAACGTCTACAACATCATCGGTCGCTTTTTTGAGGAACGGACCAACCACCTTGATCAGCAAGGACAGAATCCTTAACTAGAAATCACCACTCTGGCGATCGCGTACAAAGGAGGAGGAGCACAAACAACGCCAACAATCAGCACACTCAACACCAAAATCAGCCCCAATTTTGTTCCTGCAGATGCATCTAAGGGGTCTTCTGATGGAACCACCTCGGCCACCAATTTTGATGAGATGCATCAGTAGCTCATCAAACTGGACACGCGCCCACATGCCATCGAGCAAGCACGCGGCCATGGAGACGCCGTCATCACCGACATCCAAACTAGATTGGATCAGAAGGATGCTGTCGACAACCTTCAAGCTAAGACCAAGTGCGTCATGATCTCAGCCGTCAAATCCTTCTTCAATAGCAAGATGGAGGAAAACAACTCATCCAGTACACTAGCGATCATCAAGGAGGTGTCAAACAACGTGTTCGCAACGCCATCAGCACCACAGCCATCCTTGCTGCCATGCCCCAGCACTCCGGGCCGACTACTAGCAAGCCCacctataacaccctcggtgttacgttgTACTGCTTTGTtaaaacatcgcatgagcatcacatttatgtgcatatgtgtataacatgaattataaatcaatgttcggcatttgaaacatttatatgaaacaagaaagcgaatgttatgtttcgtgtcacataatGTTGTTTAGTATTCTAATCGAATTCTTGCCAAAACAAAAATGTTATAAAATGTTTTGCGAACGGCGATAAAAcatgtgcggtcgaggacaagGATAACTGGCTAGTACATCCCATAGGTCGGgtttggaattcgacgcgaaatcgTTCGAATCGACGTCGTTCGCGTAAGTTTCAGAAGAGGTCGACAAGCCACCTTTGGCAATATTTGTGGAGCGATTAGCTTAGGAAGTGGTATAATATCTTGACTCTGATCGACAGCCCTAAGTACCTTCGTGCGCATTGAAAAATTAGTTTAGCGTTTGGAGCATTGCGTACAAGTTTTCTAACTACCTTAGAAAGCGTGCACGACACATGGCTTAGCcctgggcgtggtcaccacttGGCCTAGCATGTTGTTGGCTTGCCAGCGCGCACTGCCGCACAGGCCGCACACGCTGCCACGTCGGCTACGCCCCATCGCCACGCCTACGTAAGTGCATGGCCCTTGCGCTGCGCGCCAAGGCCGTCTGCCTCCACTGCTAGCCGCGACCACCGCTGTTGCTCGCCTACCGCCATGGCTAGCTTGCCCAGCATGCCGAGGCGCAGGCCACGTCTTCATGCCACCATGAATGCGATGTGAGCAGGCCCTGCGCTACTACCTTGGCTGCTTGCTGCCCTCGCTGGCGTGCGGGTCACCTCGTCGGCTGACGCGCTGCGCCCAGGACACCGGCTGAGCTCTACCGCACCTTATCCAGCCCTGCTTTGGCTAGAGGCGCACCGGGTCACGCGCTACACGCCACCAGCGACCAAGCCAGCACTGCTCCGTTGACTCCCCTTGGCTACTCATGCGAAGGACGACagcctgctccaccatcacctccgcgTCACTCGCACTATGTTTCCTTGTCTAGCGCTGCCCGCTGCGACGCCGTGCCGAGCCTCGTCGACTTGCAGCTGTGGCCGTGCGGACAGTCGCCTGGGGCACATCCTACGGTCCACCAAACTTTTACAGTAGGTCCACCAAGTTGttatgtacttgctataaattttgtagccatAGAATGGGATGTTAAATAAAATAACTATTActcttgctttatcatatatagcattaggagtaagaatatctgtagttgctataataataataaatgtCATATTTCAGATAGCTTAGCaccgtggtcggtagcactagcttagtagttaaatcgatgtactgttattttaagagttgctgttgtcatattcctaagcattgcaccgtcatttcatgcatgtagatcacgagctggtaaaCTCCATGCTCGTCgacgagccggagtacgacgaggtgatcgaggagtacaaggaggagatcctcgtgtaggagggagcccaggagcctgttggtgctgacccgatgcctgcccaaggcaagccccggagcataacccatatttttatgatcactaaatatatatatgtgatgtgcatttaagttacaggcattttatggaaactacctgcataaaCATACTTACCCATGAGTCATACTAGTACAggccgagtagctgctatgctcaggataccggtagcgtgagtaacctaccgttactcgcaaataggtgataaaatataaACACTCGTGATAAAATAGTGGAAAGAAaactggtgaccgggcagggatatggattgggtactggtgggtgtaaggggtggcgtcctgcggccaatagggcatgactcggttacacttttccctgtccgtgtcgtttaaggaccggtcgttgcatatggctctaggcaagtcacagatttattgtcctgagcgcatacttgggtatgggcacagggaagacttgttgctctcttgtcgcggatccggttctttctggaccaactgattggaggctgggatggtggaggtccttgcaccacacagagtccgggactcaggatgtgggggcttggagtccaagtttggacggggacctggacacccgggacaggagagtgatgggttggtcctgcttgtgcttggggtacaagcggggcatgtggttcggggcacccagctgggcacattgattcgcgaatcgccgagaaatctggtatgtcttgtctgcggtttagcaccgtagtaagaactgcaagtggaaaggagaagaaatataactgattgctcaactgttgcttgaaaatagaacatgtgcttatatagactggctagatgataacttaatacggctgttAATaattgtcgggtaccttagaacggggtaccccgagcgaacatcaaagaggtcacttaagtcccattaagaaacaaagcaagaaggtaagtcgtgggcccctcacccgccacgtccgagcccaccaggccctccgcttcacctcgagcctcgcgcaggaggtctcggcgtcctgacgcgatctccgcctcgcgtgaggctcTCCACAGGAGGCCTCGGTAGGGGGTGCATTCTCTgtgtcgcgcgaggcctctcacggaaggcctcggcaaggagtccgatctccgtctcgcgcgaggcctcattctccgtgtcgctcgaggccggttcgtccATGGCCCATCgacccccgcctcggccgaccttcTCGACAGCACGtcgtgtctcattaatgcttcaaccactcccacaatctccgCCGGACGAGGGCTCGATGccacggaatggccgacgggacctgaggtcgcatcagcgccataccggccgggacagggcacggcggggattaccggccactgtgttctgatgctgtgcccacgatcagcgcccacaccgcACTGTGTCCCGCGATctccgcctcgaaaacaacatcgcatGGACAACTTGGTCTAGgtacatcaccgcctccaagccgacgcaccagatcagccgcccactcggtgcttcggcactgtgcaccaaggtctcagcTATCTTGGGGATCGTGCCCGCTGAGACCCTCcattgcggtgcagcctcggcaccggccaagcctcggcctcgcgtacAGTCCGTCCATAGCAGTTTGCATGTCCACCGCTGCACCCACTTCAAGACGGTCCCAGGGCTCTcacgacgcataggatcggatgggactcgcacgccgccccagtgctccaaggacaaaccactccgacgaccacgccgccacaggaacaggccacagggctcagacatgctgcccctgttggcacgacgtcgCATAGTAAACACATGTATTGTccatgtcctcccttcaactataaa
This genomic interval carries:
- the LOC136509944 gene encoding uncharacterized protein; this translates as MAIVRTGAGVRLPRLHGGEEASPEATEDDEEEEESRATPSQESEAGGEDEDDEDNGGGGGGEEPEEVEEEEEDEPEEEEEDEGDSGMGSDELDVAELGEPGAEMCQVGDQSVAVPLELYDLAGLGDVLSLDAWNTLLSEDERLRLTALLPDMDQETFACTLVELLAGQNFHFGSPLAALFERLKGGLCDPRVNLYRRGTRFVERRKHYYWLQSYHNSMVRGLREIKDCWKGREGYSLDERLRMLDTLKAQKKQQQRKALDSARRAGSETDSESRGSGEQVLARFKHDKSGQKKAGKLAKEKSKGLLRVGTPKGVDEEYLGGSGRDAVVALSELSRQDNNAYGYDSGAHRGKHHRSIDGLYSEDLGYERDSSRSRFPRLLPKPVKKKELATNYDGNLYGNNYSDNHTASPYYYGRNPSANQGVTLAAAYDPPYFDTRRNARYSERDWVQGGKGVHTNKAQMGDEMNWPSGTHAGNLDDWHMGQSAGDYRSRKDQAGYGLKVKSYKSIEQQVNDACVGSDPRSKISQATMAGKSSTQLDRTGQKHSRSNAVYAQSEETESDSSEKFEDGGEVHYLERKTERHHSGYHRPAHGAKKSNKLAKVSKMNYPTADADLEPSQSKGFKGKVSETGYLRDVDVMMTEQISDVMKPPAASGERKRKGMANLDMHVYDNSDLHEVNENANDSSRLAENERHASRSGHAVQDSNGDYGGTERVSSSSKKAKGRIEVPSLDEHGEHLSSGSKVVENIGGSKKKSKKKLESSTTDAVVIAEPAATVPENNVAAAEPEKPEKVEKPKKKYVPITPTIHTGFSFSVVHLLTAVKKAMVTPAEGTPATAKQPDGEEGEKWFNSEERSKTPHQEQSTTDQAEQVLEGANASAAEQTVPINAPALTVQEIVNRIRANPGDPRILETQEPLQDLVRGVLKVLSSRTAPLGAKGWKALVAYEKSNKSWFWVGPVPSVSSYDGPDEETSAEAWSIPHKMLVKLVDAFSNWLKSGQETLKQIGSLPPPPPPNPANLDLKERFKELKAQKSLNTISPSSDEARAYFQREEFLRYSIPDRAFCYTAADGEKSIVAPLRRGGGKPTAKARGHPMLLPDRPPHVTILCLVRDAASRLPAITGTRADVCTLLRDSQYLNHEEANKEAAINQVVSGALDRLHYERDPCVLYDNDKKLWTYLHRGREEEDFEDDGTSSTKKWKRPRRDISDLAEPGAANDDIDDDGTGTPSASNAKKQKTDHGDTLSGEANDEGNHPTQNPSSGGLEGDPDLNAVPSSKSYEESGGVVYIDARPDDGDSNSQDAKPGSRADDNTASWQSLPEQNKTNTALSENTSMDATPP